The Halovulum dunhuangense genome contains the following window.
CGACACGTGTCGTCCACATCCTGCCGATCATGGTCTGCCCTCCGGGGCCCGGAAATCTACTGCCAGCGTCCTGACCGCGGACAGCCCCAATGCCTGAGAGCTGTCAGCCTGCTACGGCGAAGCTTCGGCGCGAGGCCTTCTTGCGCGCCGGCTTGGCGGGCACTTCCTCCTCTGTGCTCAGGCCGGTCAGGATCGGGCAGTCGGGTCGGCTGTCGCCATGGCAGTGATGCGCGAGGTGCTGCAGCGTGCCGATCATCTCATCGAGCTCCCGGCGGCGTTGCTCCAGTTCGCGAACGTGGTCGAGCGCCAGCGCTTTCACGTCCGCACTGGCGCGGCTTCCGTCCTGCCAGAGATCCAGAAGCGACGC
Protein-coding sequences here:
- the cueR gene encoding Cu(I)-responsive transcriptional regulator, which produces MQEGFDPGIAGLKRSHAMNIGEASKATGISVKMLRYYEEIGLVRPALRAYSGYRVYSDKNVAMLRFVRRARDLGFQVKQIASLLDLWQDGSRASADVKALALDHVRELEQRRRELDEMIGTLQHLAHHCHGDSRPDCPILTGLSTEEEVPAKPARKKASRRSFAVAG